From a single Arachis hypogaea cultivar Tifrunner chromosome 3, arahy.Tifrunner.gnm2.J5K5, whole genome shotgun sequence genomic region:
- the LOC112734339 gene encoding protein JINGUBANG-like gives MRIQSWLKTCSTATATHQSTIPIDTSSSRYYSSGSEALSSSTTSQESSILSDLSIQTLPSLPSLHKLTPQNLNFSVSHHCQTTFTLQPQREHSRPVTSLALHGHLLYAATAHQINVYDLNTCATLQILNSEYPSSGSTKAITFCNGMVFTTHQDCKIRVWNSNKHRMLTALPTTNDRLRRFLFPKNYVTVRRHQKRLWIEHADAVTGLAVSKFNDFIYSVSWDKTLKVWRVSDLRCLESVKAHEDAVNAVAVSKDGTVYTGSADRRIRVWARANGEKRHALVATLEKHRSAVNALALNDDGSVLFSGACDRSILVWEREDSANHMVVSGALRGHQKAILCLINVSDLLLSGSADRTVRIWKRGFDGQFCCLALLDGHRKPVKSLAASVQVRHQDEDSQNDIVSVFSGSLDGEIKIWKVSLASLPTDLLRN, from the coding sequence ATGAGGATTCAATCGTGGCTAAAAACATGCTCCACGGCCACCGCTACGCACCAATCCACCATCCCCATAGACACAAGCAGCAGCAGGTATTATTCCTCCGGATCCGAAGCTCTCAGTTCTTCCACAACCTCTCAAGAAAGCAGTATACTCAGCGACCTCTCCATACAGACCCTCCCATCCCTTCCTTCTCTTCACAAACTCACACCTCAAAACCTTAACTTCTCAGTCTCCCACCATTGCCAAACCACCTTCACACTGCAACCTCAACGGGAACACTCTCGCCCCGTCACCTCCCTCGCTCTCCACGGCCACCTCCTCTACGCTGCCACCGCACACCAAATCAACGTCTACGATCTTAACACGTGCGCCACCCTCCAAATCCTAAACTCAGAATATCCGTCTTCAGGTTCCACCAAGGCCATCACCTTCTGCAATGGAATGGTCTTCACCACCCACCAAGACTGCAAGATCCGCGTATGGAACTCTAATAAACACCGCATGTTAACTGCTCTTCCAACCACCAACGACCGTCTACGCCGTTTCCTCTTCCCCAAGAACTACGTCACGGTGCGCCGCCACCAGAAGCGGTTATGGATTGAGCACGCAGACGCCGTTACCGGACTCGCCGTCTCAAAATTTAACGATTTTATATACTCCGTTTCATGGGATAAAACCCTCAAGGTGTGGCGAGTCTCGGACCTACGTTGTTTGGAGTCAGTGAAGGCTCACGAGGACGCGGTCAACGCGGTCGCAGTGTCCAAAGATGGAACCGTCTATACTGGATCCGCAGACAGGAGAATAAGGGTCTGGGCAAGAGCCAACGGGGAGAAGCGTCACGCGCTGGTGGCGACGTTGGAGAAGCACCGTTCAGCGGTTAATGCGCTTGCGTTAAACGACGATGGTTCGGTTCTGTTTTCCGGTGCGTGCGACCGTTCCATATTGGTGTGGGAGAGAGAGGATAGCGCCAATCACATGGTGGTTAGTGGGGCCCTCAGGGGACACCAGAAGGCTATACTGTGCTTGATTAACGTCTCTGATTTGTTGCTGAGTGGGTCAGCTGATCGGACGGTCAGGATTTGGAAGCGGGGTTTTGATGGGCAGTTCTGCTGCCTGGCGCTTCTTGACGGTCACCGGAAACCAGTGAAGTCGTTAGCAGCATCAGTACAAGTGCGTCATCAAGATGAAGATTCCCAAAACGATATCGTTTCGGTCTTCAGTGGATCACTTGATGGCGAGATCAAGATTTGGAAGGTTTCCTTAGCTTCACTACCAACTGACCTTCTCAGAAATTGA
- the LOC112734341 gene encoding protein SIEVE ELEMENT OCCLUSION B, giving the protein MAMVPRKLQSHFFSASDDSTMTKQIRATHAPVDDERIDVRPLLNVVQHIFNSAASIIPGIVQGKPAKLDGLMDSFQQSELTDMLDITSHTINKVSCEISCKCLSGGDAHATTMGILSMLSRYSWEAKVVIALAAFATNFGKFWLLAQVHATNPLARSVAMLKHIHETLEQVNELGPKFEAISHLLKAMLDVTNYIMQFHELPSQYIDPEAPETLAASNLIPSAVYWTIRSIIACATQILGIIGLGQGFMSSTIETWELSSLAHKLSNINSHLLKQLDLCRQHLDDNKQREAFETLQILFQTSHPDNMKILKALIYNKDDMLPLFDGSTKQRVSIEVLRKKIVLLYITDLHHISDQEIMIFEQMYQESRQESSRFESQYELVWIPIVDKGTPWTEEKQNKFVKLQSMMTWYSLYDPSMLEPATIRYIKEVWLFNNVKPIIVVLDQQGKVVNLNAIHMMWIWGSLAYPFSSSREEALWKQESWRLELLADTIHPSLYDWIAQGTYICLYGGDDIEWIRKFTRKARSLAETLKLPLEMIYVGRSNPGEKVRKINTVIEEEKLSNTLPDPGLTLIWFFWVRLESMWHSKLQQEKKVENDEIMQEIMRILGFDSSEQGWVVMSRGTENMMAKGKGDTFLNCLNDYDQWKDKAEDKGVLPAMDDYIQGLQTPHHCNRLILPGTNGRIPDKVVCVECGRPMEKFYMYRCCTD; this is encoded by the exons ATGGCAATGGTGCCCAGGAAGTTGCAATCCCACTTTTTTTCAGCATCAGATGACAGTACAATGACCAAACAAATTCGTGCCACTCATGCTCCTGTTGATGATGAACGCATTGATGTTAGGCCTCTTCTTAATGTGGTTCAACACATTTTCAACTCTGCTGCTTCTATCATCCCTGGCATTGTTCAG GGAAAGCCAGCGAAATTGGATGGCTTAATGGATAGCTTCCAACAATCTGAGTTAACTGACATGCTAGATATCACCTCCCACACAATTAACAAAGTTTCATGCgag ATATCTTGCAAGTGTTTGAGTGGTGGAGATGCACATGCCACAACCATGGGGATACTAAGCATGCTGTCAAGGTATTCATGGGAGGCCAAGGTGGTGATAGCATTGGCGGCATTCGCGACCAACTTTGGCAAGTTCTGGCTTCTGGCTCAGGTTCATGCCACCAACCCTCTTGCCAGGTCTGTTGCAATGTTGAAACACATCCATGAAACGCTGGAACAAGTGAATGAATTGGGACCCAAGTTTGAAGCAATCAGCCACCTTCTCAAGGCCATGTTGGATGTAACCAACTACATTATGCAGTTCCATGAGCTTCCCTCTCAGTACATTGACCCTGAAGCACCAGAGACGCTAGCTGCCTCCAATCTTATTCCAAGTGCTGTCTATTGGACCATTCGGAGTATCATCGCCTGCGCAACACAGATTCTAGGCATCATTGGCCTCGGTCAAGG ATTCATGTCATCAACAATAGAGACTTGGGAACTTTCCAGTTTGGCTCATAAGCTCAGTAACATAAACAGCCACCTTCTTAAGCAACTTGACCTCTGTCGTCAACATTTAG ATGATAACAAACAACGAGAAGCATTTGAAACACTTCAGATCCTTTTTCAGACATCCCACCCTGACAACATGAAGATTCTCAAAGCCTTGATTTACAACAAGGATGATATGTTGCCATTGTTTGATGGCTCTACCAAACAACGG GTTAGCATTGAGGTGCTGCGGAAGAAAATTGTGTTACTCTACATAACAGACCTCCATCATATTTCTGATCAAGAAATCATGATCTTTGAACAAATGTATCAAGAATCACGCCAGGAATCGAGCAGGTTTGAGAGCCAATACGAATTAGTTTGGATCCCAATTGTGGATAAGGGAACCCCATGGACAGAAGAGAAACAAAACAAGTTTGTGAAGCTGCAATCTATGATGACTTGGTACTCACTCTACGACCCTTCCATGTTGGAGCCAGCAACCATCAGGTACATAAAAGAGGTGTGGCTTTTCAATAATGTCAAGCCAATAATTGTAGTTCTGGATCAGCAAGGAAAGGTTGTTAACCTGAATGCAATACACATGATGTGGATTTGGGGAAGCTTGGCTTATCCTTTCTCCAGTTCAAGGGAGGAAGCATTGTGGAAGCAAGAATCATGGCGGCTTGAACTGTTGGCAGATACAATACATCCATCTCTCTATGATTGG ATAGCACAAGGCACATACATATGCTTGTACGGAGGGGACGACATAGAGTGGATTCGGAAGTTCACAAGGAAGGCACGATCACTGGCAGAAACTCTCAAGTTACCACTGGAGATGATCTATGTAGGGAGAAGCAACCCAGGAGAAAAGGTTCGAAAAATCAACACGGTCATCGAAgaagaaaagttaagcaacacACTCCCTGACCCTGGGCTCACCCTTATATGGTTCTTCTGGGTTAGGCTGGAGAGCATGTGGCACTCAAAACTGCAGCAGGAAAAAAAAGTGGAAAATGATGAGATAATGCAGGAGATAATGAGGATTCTAGGCTTTGACAGCAGTGAGCAAGGGTGGGTTGTGATGAGCAGAGGCACAGAGAATATGATGGCAAAGGGAAAGGGAGACACATTCCTGAATTGCCTCAATGACTATgatcaatggaaggacaaggcAGAGGACAAGGGGGTTTTGCCTGCAATGGATGATTATATTCAAGGATTACAAACCCCACATCATTGTAATCGCTTGATACTGCCGGGAACCAATGGCAGAATCCCAGATAAGGTGGTTTGTGTCGAATGCGGCCGTCCCATGGAAAAGTTCTACATGTATCGCTGCTGCACAGACTGA
- the LOC112734342 gene encoding glycosyl hydrolase 5 family protein → MERRRCSTFLVLLLTLQVVKALTEEVPLSTNSRWIVNQQGKRVKLACVNWVSHLEPVVAEGLSKKPVDVISKGIKSMGFNCVRLTWPILLVTNDSLASLTVRQSFQSLGLTDSVAGIQANNPSIIDLNLIQAFQAVVKSLGDNDVMVILDNHITEPGWCCNNNDGNGFFGDKYFNPDLWIQGLTKMATIFNGVTNVVGMSLRNELRGPRQNVNDWYKYMVKGAEAVHAANPNVIVILSGLSFDKDLSFVRNRAVQVSFKGKLVFEAHWYAFTDGQAWVQGNPNQVCGQVSANVITNSAFLLDQGWPLFFSEFGLDMRGTNLNDNRYITCFMALAADLDFDWAYWTLVGSYYFRQGVAGMEEFYGLLTWDWANVRNTTFLQRISSLQLPFRGPGITQGNPYKVIYHPLTGLCVTRKSIQDPLRLGPCSNSDGWKYTPQKILNVMGTYYCLQADQEGNPAKLSIICSASNSKWEMISDSKLHLSSNLTDGSKVCLDIDSNNNIVTNACKCLSTDHTCDPGSQWFKLVDTGSSATSSMLDLPYALWDSLFELTNLLSKAYL, encoded by the exons atggaaAGGAGAAGATGCTCCACCTTTTTAGTGTTGTTATTGACACTCCAAGTGGTGAAGGCTCTGACGGAGGAGGTTCCACTAAGCACGAATTCACGGTGGATAGTAAACCAACAAGGGAAGAGGGTGAAGCTTGCGTGCGTCAATTGGGTGTCCCATCTAGAACCCGTGGTGGCGGAGGGGCTCAGCAAGAAGCCAGTGGATGTGATCTCGAAGGGTATAAAGTCCATGGGCTTCAACTGTGTGAGGCTCACTTGGCCCATTCTGTTGGTCACCAATGACTCCCTCGCTTCTCTAACCGTTAGACAATCATTTCAGAGCCTTGGCCTAACTGATTCCGTTGCTGGCATCCAAGCCAATAACCCCTCCATCATCGATCTCAATCTCATCCAAGCTTTTCAG GCAGTGGTGAAAAGTCTCGGGGACAACGATGTGATGGTGATCTTGGACAACCACATAACCGAACCAGGTTGGTGCTGCAATAACAACGATGGCAATGGCTTCTTCGGCGATAAATATTTCAACCCAGACCTCTGGATCCAAGGCCTCACCAAGATGGCCACTATTTTCAACGGAGTCACCAACGTTGTAGGCATGAGCTTAAGAAACGAGCTTCGTGGCCCTAGACAGAATGTCAACGATTGGTACAA GTATATGGTGAAAGGAGCGGAAGCGGTTCATGCAGCGAACCCAAATGTGATTGTAATCTTGTCTGGCTTAAGTTTTGACAAGGACTTATCGTTCGTTAGGAATAGAGCAGTGCAAGTGTCTTTTAAGGGGAAACTAGTTTTTGAGGCGCACTGGTATGCCTTCACGGATGGTCAAGCTTGGGTTCAAGGGAACCCCAACCAAGTGTGTGGACAAGTGTCCGCAAACGTCATCACCAATTCTGCTTTCTTGCTGGACCAAGGATGGCCCTTGTTTTTCAGCGAGTTTGGGTTGGACATGAGAGGTACCAATCTTAATGATAATAGGTACATCACCTGCTTCATGGCTCTTGCGGCTGACCTGGACTTCGATTGGGCCTATTGGACTCTTGTTGGCAGTTATTATTTTAGACAAGGCGTTGCTGGAATGGAAGAGTTTTATGGGCTTCTTACTTGGGACTGGGCCAATGTTAGAAATACTACGTTCTTGCAAAGGATCTCTTCCCTACAACTTCCCTTCCGAG GACCAGGCATAACACAAGGTAATCCATACAAAGTGATTTACCATCCTTTGACGGGGCTTTGTGTGACAAGGAAGTCAATACAAGACCCATTGAGGTTGGGCCCTTGTTCTAACTCTGATGGTTGGAAGTATACGCCTCAAAAGATACTAAACGTAATGGGAACTTACTATTGCTTACAAGCGGATCAAGAAGGAAATCCTGCAAAACTTAGCATAATTTGCTCTGCTTCTAACTCTAAATGGGAAATGATCTCAGACTCAAAGTTGCACCTCTCCTCTAACCTCACCGATGGTTCTAAGGTTTGTTTGGATATAGATTCCAACAATAATATTGTGACCAATGCTTGCAAATGCTTGAGCACAGATCATACTTGTGACCCTGGAAGCCAATGGTTCAAACTTGTTGACACTGGAAGCTCAGCAACCTCATCCATGTTGGATTTACCATATGCTTTATGGGATTCATTATTCGAGTTAACAAATCTGCTTTCAAAGgcatatttgtaa